TAATCCCCTTGGTGGATACATGGTGCTGCTTCTGATGCTGCTGGTTTTGATTCAAGCCTTGACCGGCTTGTTCGCAAGCGACCAAATCATGATCGACGGTCCCTTGGTTTCGCGAGTTTCATCGGACGTTAGCGAATGGGCAACCCGCATTCATAAAATCAACATCAATATCTTGATCATTGCATCGGGCGTGCATATCGCGGCCATCTTGTTCTACCTGTTCAAGCGTTCGGAAAACCTGATCCGCCCCATGATCACGGGTTACAAGGATGTCGCAGCGCCGGCCGAGCCTCTACGACCGGGAAATGGCCTGGTTCTTCAGGCCGCGGTCATCTTCGCGGCGGCGGTCGCCGTCGTTTGGATGTTGGTGCGCTTCGGTGGTGGCTGAGAAACGGAAATACCCGCAGCGAAAAGGCTAAGACTTCTGGCACCGGGCAACAAATGACTGGATCATCTTACCGGCAATGCTCATATCGCCAGGACAGGGGGGAAGCCGGTCGTATCGAAACCAGTCGGCTTCCAGGATTTCCTTTCCGTCAACCTGAATTTCCCCGGCGACGTGGTGACAGGTAAAAGCGATCATCAGTGAGTTGGGAAAAGGCCAGGGCTGCGAGCCGAAGTAGTCCAGATCACCGACTTCCAGGCCCACTTCTTCCATGACTTCCCGGCGCAAACAGAACTCCAGTGTCTCACCGGGTTCGACGAAACCCGCCAAAACGCTGAAGAAACCGGTCGGAAAATTCGCCCCCCTGGCCAGCAGAACATGCTCGTCCCGGCAAACCAGCGCCATGATGGCAGGAGACAAACGAGGAAACTGACGCAAACCACATTGGGGGCATTTTTTAGCACGGTCACTCTGCACCATCGCGAGGTCCGATCCGCAGCGGCCACAAAACCGGTGATCGCGATCCCAGGCAACGATTTGAACCGCTCGGCCGGCGATAAGATAGAGATCCTGGGGCATCCGCCCAAACAAACCGCGCAGATCGACGTACTCATGCTTCGGCGGCAGGTCGTCACTGAGGGCCGAGACACAGTAACAATGAACGCCGTTCAATCTTCCGAGATAGTGCGGGCTCTCGGTGGGCACACCCAGCAAAGGAAGGCGGCGTATTTTGGGTGGCAGCCACTCCGCCCCCGAGCGATCCACCAGCAAGCGCCCCTCGCGAAACACAAACCAGAAGGCGGGCTCCGCTAACGGATCCGGTCCTTCAACCGCCAATTCAAACTGCCCTTGGAGCTCGAAATCCGCCAGAGACACTCTGTCACCCGTCGTCGCTTTGCTGCCGCTAGAGCACCAAATTTAGGCTCGATCGACGGGAAAGGCCAGCACATCGTCAATCGACGCGGCCTCTAAAGCGATCATGATCAGACGATCCAAACCCAATGCCACCCCGGCACAATCCGGTAGCCCCGAATCCAAAGCAGCCAACAAAAACTCGTCGATGGGGATCTGCGGAAGATGTTCTGCTTGCCGCTCGGCAAGATCCGCTTCGAAACGGGCGCGCTGTTCCCGCGAATCCAGCAACTCATGAAATCCGTTCGCCAATTCCATGCC
This portion of the Pseudomonadota bacterium genome encodes:
- a CDS encoding cytochrome b/b6 domain-containing protein, translating into MQPKNKVSSRPGGHAILVWDLPVRLFHWSLVLLLVTAWVTAHLTLEAMYWHKLAGYAILSLILFRIVWGFAGSRHARFADFIRGPGAALRHLHQSSSAEDGGHPIGHNPLGGYMVLLLMLLVLIQALTGLFASDQIMIDGPLVSRVSSDVSEWATRIHKININILIIASGVHIAAILFYLFKRSENLIRPMITGYKDVAAPAEPLRPGNGLVLQAAVIFAAAVAVVWMLVRFGGG
- the nudC gene encoding NAD(+) diphosphatase, which codes for MSLADFELQGQFELAVEGPDPLAEPAFWFVFREGRLLVDRSGAEWLPPKIRRLPLLGVPTESPHYLGRLNGVHCYCVSALSDDLPPKHEYVDLRGLFGRMPQDLYLIAGRAVQIVAWDRDHRFCGRCGSDLAMVQSDRAKKCPQCGLRQFPRLSPAIMALVCRDEHVLLARGANFPTGFFSVLAGFVEPGETLEFCLRREVMEEVGLEVGDLDYFGSQPWPFPNSLMIAFTCHHVAGEIQVDGKEILEADWFRYDRLPPCPGDMSIAGKMIQSFVARCQKS
- a CDS encoding amino acid--tRNA ligase-related protein, giving the protein ELGRSGPTFVYDFPASQAALSRIRPGQPPLASRFELFLNGMELANGFHELLDSREQRARFEADLAERQAEHLPQIPIDEFLLAALDSGLPDCAGVALGLDRLIMIALEAASIDDVLAFPVDRA